A portion of the Chiloscyllium plagiosum isolate BGI_BamShark_2017 chromosome 48, ASM401019v2, whole genome shotgun sequence genome contains these proteins:
- the LOC122544352 gene encoding acetylcholine receptor subunit beta-like, whose protein sequence is MDLNNLKANMRVDLPPSHLFPEINRYINSLVPQVVLPPDLKAAVDAIKYIAKELQGQEEYDKLKEDWQYVAMVVDRLFLWVFVTFTSLGTLAIFLDASYNVPPVNPFDPLA, encoded by the exons ATGGACTTAAACAACCTGAAGGCGAACATGAG AGTGGATTTGCCCCCAAGCCACCTGTTTCCGGAGATAAACAGATACATAAACAGCCTTGTTCCCCAAGTGGTATTGCCTCCGGATCTGAAAGCAGCTGTGGACGCCATCAAGTACATCGCCAAGGAGCTACAGGGGCAAGAGGAATATGACAAG CTGAAGGAGGACTGGCAGTACGTGGCTATGGTCGTGGACCGGCTGTTCCTGTGGGTCTTCGTCACCTTCACCTCACTGGGGACGCTCGCCATCTTCCTAGATGCCAGCTACAATGTTCCGCCTGTCAATCCCTTCGACCCCTTGGCGTAA